The following nucleotide sequence is from Spirochaetota bacterium.
GCTCCTCCAGCGTGGCTGCCTGTTCGTCCTTTGCAAGCCGGTCGTTGCGGAGTGACTTGTCCAGGCTTGCTATCAGGTATCCGATGGAAAGCCCTATGCTGAGGGAGATAAGGCTCAGCATGGTGATGAATATGGCCCACGTTGTTATGCCATCCCGGTGAACCGAAGCCCATGCCGGGTTCGTGTCGTCAATAATGAAGAACAAGCCCAGGAGCAGCAGCGCGTTAAAAATCGTCGCCCCGAGGGCTGCCCGTGACCCGAAGAAAATAGCCGTCATGGAGATGCACAGGATCATCCATGCGACCCTGGCGTAATTCGGCCCCAGGTATATTAAAAAGGAGGTGGTCATGACATAGAGAATGACAATCCAGATTATGCTGCGTATATGGTATCCGAGGGAGGGCAGCAGAATTCTGATGAGGAACGCGGTCCATATGACAATATCCATGACGACAAGAAAATACAGTTTCTGCTCGACGTAGGAGGGGAAAAAGAAGATGGAGGTAATGGGAAAGATGACAACGAAGAACAATGCGAGTACATCGATCAATCTGTTCCTCAGGCTGGCCAGGTCCATGGGGCCTTCGAAGACCTGCTTGAATCGTTCTAGCATAGCGTTCCCCCCGTGGTACCGGCTATGGTCGTATCCGCACAAAGCTGGAGCTGGCTCTCCGCCGGTCGTCCCTGAAATCGATATGTCATCTGTTGCCGAGACGTGTTATAGTTACCCGATATAACACGCTCCATGGTCTGTTTTTGTTTCATTGATGGTATTGGAACCAATTGTAAAATGAATTCTGATGAAAGGCAACCACATTTCGGAAAAATTCATTGATTGATTTGTTAATGGGCTGTATAGTGATTGACGCGACAGAGAGATGACCGCAATTGTCATAACTCGCGGCAGGAGGCGCGCCCAGGCAGCATGAAAAACATCGGATTCATATCGACCCGCATTTCCGGAACCGACGGCGTGAGTCACGAGATCGAGAAGTGGGCTCTGACCCTCGAGCGGAACGGTTTTTCATGCTTTTACTGCGCCGGCGAGGCGGACAGGCCGCCGGAGCGGTGCATGATCATCGATGAGGCGCACTTCAAGCACCCCGACGCAACGGCGATTAACAGGGATGTCTTCGGAAAAAGTACCCGCTCGAGCGAGACGACACGGCTGGTCCACGCCATGGCGGCCCATCTCAAGCAGGAGATCGGGCGTTTCGTCCGTGACTTCGGCATCGACTGCATCATCGCCGAGAACGTCCTGGCCATCCCGATGAATATCCCCCTGGGCGTTGCCGTGACGGAGCTCATCGCGGAGACCGGTATCGCCACTGTCGCCCACCATCACGATTTCGCCTGGGAGCGCGAGCGGTTCCTGGTCAACGCCGCCGGCGATTTCATCCAGATGAGCTTTCCCCCGGCGCTGCCCTCGGTCCGTCATGTGGTCATTAATTCCCTGGCCCAGGTGTCACTTTCCCACCGCCGCGGCGTGACGAGCACGGTCATCCCCAATACCTTCGATTACGCCAATCCTCCCGCTCCGGCCGACCCGTCGGTGACCATGAGCCTCCGGAAGGAGATCGGCCTGGGGAGGGATGAGCTTTTCGTGCTCCAGCCGACCAGGGTCGTTCCGCGGAAATGCATCGAGCGTTCCATTGACCTGGTGAGCAGGCTCCGGGGAAGCGGCCGGCGTCTCGTCATCTCTCACCCTTCGGGTGATGAGGGAGACGAATATGAGAGCAGGCTCAGGGAATACGCGGACATGCGGGAGGTGGAGCTGATATTCATCGATCGCCTCGTGTCGCCGGGACGTTCCGCGTCGAAGGACCGGCCCTATGCCATCGGCGACGTGTACCAGGCAGCCGATCTGGTGACCTATCCTTCCTCCTATGAAGGGTTCGGGAACGCCTTCCTGGAGACCGTGTACTTCAAAAAGCCCATAGTGATGAACCGCTACCCGGTCTTCATCGCCGACATCGAGCCGAAGGGCTTCGACCTCTGTCTCATCGACGGCTTCATCACTGGCGGCACCGTCAGCGAAGTTGAAGGAATACTCGCTGATGCAGGAATCCGCGGCCCCATGGCCGACACGAACTACCGCGTGGCGCGGGAGCACTTTTCCTTCGAGAAGCTGGAGGAGCTCCTGACGGGCGTGATGCGCACCCTTTAGACTTCGATTTCGCGGCAGATGATCATTGTTGAGTCTTCTTCTTCAGGGCTTACCCGGTAGAGGACGCCGTTACCGTTTGCAATGAGGCTCCGGGCCTGGAGGAAGTTCCGGAACTCCGATTTCACCCCGCACACCTTGACGATGACCGCGCCCGAAAGGGCGGCCCCCCGCACGTACAGGTCATTGTCGCGCTTGAATTTTTCCTCGATCGATTCCTCCTTGCGCGGCGAGAACACCGGCGAGAAGACGATGCGCGCGCCGTTGTCGCGCATGAAATGGAAGCCGTCATCATCAAATACGTCCGCGCAGATGATAACGCCGAAGGTGACGCCGTATGCCTCGAAGACCCGGTATGGTCCGCCCGGCGCGATCTTCGCCTTTTCAGGGGCGTAAAGGTTCTTCTTGCGGTAGCTTCCCAGGAGACGTCCTTCCTGGAACACGAAGGTCGTGTTGTAGATGACTCCATCGGCGAGCTCCGGCATGGTCCCGCCGATCACCACCGTTGAGAGCTCCCGGGAAAGGGTTTTAATGCGCTGCAGCTGGCGCGCCTGGTTGTGCGGCGTCTGCACCTGTGTGCCCAGGCTCGTGTTCACGAAAAAGTATTCAGGGAAACAGACGAAGTGCGGCCTGAAGCGCCGCATCATATCCGCCTCGTCATGGGTGACGGGCACGCCCAGCTGTTTCTGGCAGAGGATTACACGGAAATTCATGGATGCATTATTATCATGATGATCCGGGCGGGCAATCTTTTTTTTGGGAAGGCTGGGTGGTTATGTAAGGGGGCTCTGACCCCCCTCATTTATTATACGGCTTTACTGATAAAGTATTTGATTTTTGACGCGCCAAATTATCATGGGGACCCATGGATAAGTATATTTTCTGCCTGGAAGACAATTTAAAGACCATGACGCGGCAGCAGTTCCGGGATTTTATCCTTCGCGAGGCGACCCCCGCTGTCATGAAGCATAATCCGGCTAACTGCAAGGTGACCATCTCTGCGGTTCAACAGCCATCGATAACGATTCTTCCTTTAAAGCGTAATGGCTTCGCGATGTTTTCCGTGACCGGGATCGACCGCGAGGTTGTGTTTGATGAATTGAAATCCTGTCTGAATCCCGGCCGTTTGCTATATGGATATGCCGTTCATGAGTCCCCCTATCTTCTTTCGGGCAGGACCTGGAATCCAGGCAGCGAATCCCCGGGCCTCATTCTTCTTACCATGTTCCGGAAGAAGAAAAACCAGCCGCGGGAGACCTTCATGCGCATATGGTTCGGGGAGCATTCGCCGATGTCGATCGTGATTCATCCGCTGATTAATTATATACGAAACGTCGTTACCGGCTATATAACGGAGGACACTCCCCGGGTCGATGGAATCGTGGAAGAGCATTTCGGTTCTGACAGGGATTTGCTTAACCCGGTCAGGATGTTCGGCGGCGTCAAAAAAGCGCTTCCCTCGATGCTCCGCATTCAGCGCCATGTTTCCGGCTTTATCGACCTGTCGAACATACGGAATTATATCTGCAGGGAGTATCTTATCAAGGGGGAGCTGGCCGCGTGCAATAGGGAAATGAGGGATGATGATATTGTTACTTCTGAACCGATAGGGATCGTCAATAGGTAAAGGCCATGGCGTTCCTGCTCCTTCAATTTCTGCCCATTCTTGTTTTTATCGTTGTTGATACGATTATCGAAAATACCGTCATCTCCATCATCTCCGCAGTGGTCTGCACCGTCATCCAGGCGGGGATCACCTTTTTCATGACAGGTGAATTCGATTATTTCATGCTCGCCGACGTGGCCCTCATCGCGGTCATGGGGGGAGTTTCGCTCATCACGAAGGATGAGCGTTTCTTCAAAGTGAAACCCGCCGTGATCGAGGGCCTGTGCGTTCCCTTTATCCTTTATTTTATGTTCGCCCCGGCCAGGTTCATCATGAGCTATTTCGGCAGGTACATGCCCCCGGGCCGGGCCCTTGTGCCGGAGGCGATTCCCCTGCTGAAAACGACGCTTCTCATCACCGCGGCATACATGGCGCTTCACATCCTCGCCATTCTTTATACCGCTTTTTACTCCGATAAAAAGACCTGGGCCTTCGTCTCCGGCCCGGGATTTTATTTTCTCTTTATCCCGATCATGGCCTGGGTGCTTTTCAAGCGAATAAGGGCGGGCCGACGGCCGAAGAGCGGGGCTCCGCCGGGAATAGATACGATGTCTTGATGTCAAGAAGTGCATGTTGAGGGGTACAGAGACTGGGTAGAGCCATTTCTGAGTTTATGGAGGTCAATTCATTGCCTGGATCTCATTTTTTTGCTGGTCATCATTGGTGAAATGCTTCAAAATCATACAGCAGTTATTGTTGATGATCAATTATATAGATAAATAAGGTGATGAAATGAACGAAATACGTTTTGATGGACGGGTGGCAATTGTAACCGGCGCTGGCACAGGCATGGGCAGACAATATGCCCTGGACCTGGCGTCACGGGGAGCAATGGTTGTAGTCAATGATTGCGGTTGTGACCGCCATGGAGAAGGATCCTCGGAGTCTGTCGCTAACCGTGTCGCTGACGAAATACGGTTATTGGGCGGAAAGGCCGTGGCCGTTTTCGGCGATGTCTCGGATGCTTCAACCGGGAAAGCACTTGTTGAAACCGCGTTGGATACATTCGGAAGTGTTGACATACTGGTAAATAACGCCGGGATCATCCTTGACCATTCGTTCCTCAAAACAACCGAAAGTGAATGGGACAGGATAGTTGGCGTACACCTGAAAGGGGCTTTCCTTGTAACCCAACCAGCTTTCAGCGTGATGCGTGAGCGCGGATACGGTCGTATCATCATGACAACCTCGGGAGCTGGCCTGTATGGTAATTTCGGGCAGGCCAATTACGGAGCGGCAAAGATGGGATTGATCGGGCTCATGAATGTTCTGGAACTGGAGGGAAACAGGTACAATATTTGCATCAATGCGATAGCCCCCCTGGCCACAACGCGTATGACGGCGGACCTCATCCAGGGAAAGTTCGCGGAGCTGATGAAGCCATCCTGCGTTACGGCCCTGGGTTTGTATCTTGTTTCGGAAGAAAACAATCAAACCGGCTGTATTTATAATGCCGCCGGAGGATGGTACAGCAGGACTGAGATAATCTGCGGTAGCGGAACAATCATTGGGGATGGAACCGGTCCGGTCAGTCCGGAGGATGTGAAAAAAAATTTTGGGAAAATTAATTCACTTAAAGGCGGTAAACCCCTTAGCTGCCTGCAGGATAGTTTTTTATTTGTAGACCCTGTATTCAAATAAGGTTGCACATTTACTATTCATCATTCATCTTCTGGCTTCTGCCGTTCCTGGTCTGGATCGGACCGTTTTTTTTATCTTTCAAATCAGCCAACAATGATTCGTTCCGCTTAATGGTGCGGGATTAAAACCCCTTTCTGTCGAACGGCATGGGCCCAATCCGGATGATGAAATATTGACTTTGGTTCTGCCAGTAATGCAACTCAAACCTCTGATTGATAGGCACTTGTTGACAAGCGGTGCATCCGAAGAGGGAGTATACGAGGGGGAAGGCCGGTAAGCCTTCCTTCTCGCTATATATGGGCTGGGACCCCTCTGCCCATATTTCTGCTTGCCTTTTATCATTAATACCGGTATTATTAGATAGAACCGGGGTGAAATAATAAATCACGGTGCATTTCTTCAGCGGGAGGCGCTATGTCGGGAAAAATATTCTACAGGGAACGCCGCAATGTCCAGGACGGAGACCACCACGCCAGGTTTACGGTGGTCGCGGTATCCGGAGCTGATGTCAGGTTTACAGTTCAGCATTTCAGGTTGAGTGAGCTGGAATGGATAGCGGGAAAGGTGGATGCCGAGCTCCACCTCCTTGTAACCGAGCCGGGAGTGAAAAAGCACGGCCTGGGAGGGGCCAAAAAAGCGAAACAGGCCGCGTCGAAAAAAGCCAAGAGCAAAAAACATTAACAGGGGGCCCCATGGCACTGATCAGGGAGAAGGACGGAATGCGCCTGCACGTGAAGAGCAGGCTCATGGGGGAGAGCCTTGTGAGCAATTCTTTTTTCGAGACCCTCGAAGTGGCGCCGCAGCAGCGCCTCTTTCCCGACGTGAGCATCCTCAAGATAGGCGGCCAGTCTATCACCGACAGGGGCAAGAAGGCCCTTGATTCGATAATCGCGGAGATCGCCGAGAACAAGCCGCGCCACAAGATGCTCATCACCACGGGCGGCGGCACCAGGAGCAGGCACATCTATTCCATCGGCATCGAGCTCGGCATGCCGACCGGCATCATGGGCAAGTTCGGCAGCGCCATCTCGGAGCAGAACGCCCTTCTCGTATCCACGCTCCTCGCCCGGGACGGAGGCATCAAGGTCGATCAGAAGCAGATCCTCGAGCTCTCCATGTTCTATGAACAGGGGTCCCTTCCCGTCATGGCGGCCATGCCGCCCTACGACTATTTTTCCATGCCGTCAAAGAATGCGCGCATCCCGATGCACCGTACCGATTCGGGAACGCTCATCATCGCCGACCTCATAGGGGCCAAGCAATGCATCTTCGTGAAGGACGAAAACGGGCTCTACACCAATGATCCGAAGAAGGACCCCGATGCCGTCTTCATACCTGAGATCAGCGTGTCCGAGCTCATCGGGCGCAACCTGGACGACATGGTGATCGAGCGCCCCTGCCTGGAGATCATTCAGAACAGCGAGGTCATCGACAGGATCCAGATCATCAACGGCATGGTCCCCGGCAATATCACGAAGGCGCTCAACGGCGAGCACGTGGGCACGATAATACATTCCGATAAGCAGAAAAGCGGTGGGTCATAAGTTCACCATATTAACAGAGAAAAGTACTTCTGATAATTAAGCCATCAAAACGTCCACCCGCAGGGTGGACACTGATGGGTGATTGTTGTCTGAGCCCTCACAGAACGAAGCGGAGCGAAGTGAATGAGGGCGAGTTAAGCACCCAGCCCGCCGCAGGCGCGGGGTGAGGAGGAGCGCGAGGAGGAGAGGGATGCCGCCCTCTTCTCCTCGCAAAAAAGCTGACCCGCTCCGGGTTACAATCCCCTCGGATCCCAGTTCGGCCCAAAGAGTTTTCTTAACATGTACATGGTATCAGGCGGTGTCATGCCGGTGTTTTCCCGGTGGCGCTTCCAGAACTGCTCCCACCAGTCCGACGGCTCTTCCTTGGGCCCGTCATATTCCGTGGGGCGACTGGTGTCGCCGTCCACCACAAGGCTTCCCACGTAATCGGCCTTGCTGTAAACCCTCTGGATCTGGTCCTTGATTTCCTTCATGTCTACTTCCGAAACGACGCCGTTGCCCGTGGCCTTGTAGAACTGCACGGTGACACGGATCGGAAACCGTTCGTCCCGCTCTATGTCGAGGCCGGCGATCTCCGTGAAGGGGCCTTCCACCTTGCCGTGGCCTATCACCGCGGCTTCAACATCGCTCTTTCCCGCCGGAGCAGCCTTGTCGTAGGCCATGCTCTCCTGGCAGGGCGCGCTCTTGAAGCGCATGAGCTGTTTCTGCTTCAGTGGGACCTGGATGAGGAGCACCAGGTTGAGGCCGCTTTCTCCGGCGGCGGAGGCCGTATGCTTCGAGCCGTTTCCTTTCTTCCCGTTTTTTTGATCAGCTTTAAAATCGCTCAGGCGCTTGCCGGTGAGGGACGCCCGCTCTCCCTTCTGGTTGAAGAAGAGACGCTGTCCCCAGGTCATCCCCGCCTGGAAGCCGTCCCGCTTGTTGTCGATGACGGTCATGCTGGTCCCCTCCCTGGTGGCGAGGATCGTCAGCACCGCCGGGTTATCCGCATAGGACTGGTAGTTGAAGAGCACGGGGTTGAACTCGGCGATGCCCTTCCTCGGCACCGGCAGGAAGCAGGCCTGGGCGCTCACCAGCACGTGGGTGTCGCGCTTCGCCAGGAGGGATTTCCGTGATCCTTTCCAGGAGCCGGGATCGCTCATGTGGGCGCGAAGGTTTTTCAGGAGCTGCGTAAGGGTTATCTTTTTCAACTGCTTTCCCTTCTCGTTGCCCACGAGGACATAGAACCGGTCCGGGTCGATGTCCGCGCTCAGGTCCTCGTAGTTCGGGTAGCGTATCACCGGCATGCAGGTGAGGCGGTACTGCTTCGTGGCCGGGTCCTGCTGCTGCACCTGGATGGTCATGTCGCTGATGTTGGGCCCGACGGAGGAGCCCTTGTAGCGCCCCGTGTCCTCCCAGGTGACGTTCAGGATCTGCAGGCCCTGCTTCTG
It contains:
- a CDS encoding uridine kinase — its product is MALIREKDGMRLHVKSRLMGESLVSNSFFETLEVAPQQRLFPDVSILKIGGQSITDRGKKALDSIIAEIAENKPRHKMLITTGGGTRSRHIYSIGIELGMPTGIMGKFGSAISEQNALLVSTLLARDGGIKVDQKQILELSMFYEQGSLPVMAAMPPYDYFSMPSKNARIPMHRTDSGTLIIADLIGAKQCIFVKDENGLYTNDPKKDPDAVFIPEISVSELIGRNLDDMVIERPCLEIIQNSEVIDRIQIINGMVPGNITKALNGEHVGTIIHSDKQKSGGS
- a CDS encoding septation protein IspZ, encoding MAFLLLQFLPILVFIVVDTIIENTVISIISAVVCTVIQAGITFFMTGEFDYFMLADVALIAVMGGVSLITKDERFFKVKPAVIEGLCVPFILYFMFAPARFIMSYFGRYMPPGRALVPEAIPLLKTTLLITAAYMALHILAILYTAFYSDKKTWAFVSGPGFYFLFIPIMAWVLFKRIRAGRRPKSGAPPGIDTMS
- a CDS encoding SDR family NAD(P)-dependent oxidoreductase gives rise to the protein MNEIRFDGRVAIVTGAGTGMGRQYALDLASRGAMVVVNDCGCDRHGEGSSESVANRVADEIRLLGGKAVAVFGDVSDASTGKALVETALDTFGSVDILVNNAGIILDHSFLKTTESEWDRIVGVHLKGAFLVTQPAFSVMRERGYGRIIMTTSGAGLYGNFGQANYGAAKMGLIGLMNVLELEGNRYNICINAIAPLATTRMTADLIQGKFAELMKPSCVTALGLYLVSEENNQTGCIYNAAGGWYSRTEIICGSGTIIGDGTGPVSPEDVKKNFGKINSLKGGKPLSCLQDSFLFVDPVFK
- a CDS encoding glycosyltransferase family 4 protein; amino-acid sequence: MKNIGFISTRISGTDGVSHEIEKWALTLERNGFSCFYCAGEADRPPERCMIIDEAHFKHPDATAINRDVFGKSTRSSETTRLVHAMAAHLKQEIGRFVRDFGIDCIIAENVLAIPMNIPLGVAVTELIAETGIATVAHHHDFAWERERFLVNAAGDFIQMSFPPALPSVRHVVINSLAQVSLSHRRGVTSTVIPNTFDYANPPAPADPSVTMSLRKEIGLGRDELFVLQPTRVVPRKCIERSIDLVSRLRGSGRRLVISHPSGDEGDEYESRLREYADMREVELIFIDRLVSPGRSASKDRPYAIGDVYQAADLVTYPSSYEGFGNAFLETVYFKKPIVMNRYPVFIADIEPKGFDLCLIDGFITGGTVSEVEGILADAGIRGPMADTNYRVAREHFSFEKLEELLTGVMRTL
- a CDS encoding carbon-nitrogen hydrolase family protein — protein: MNFRVILCQKQLGVPVTHDEADMMRRFRPHFVCFPEYFFVNTSLGTQVQTPHNQARQLQRIKTLSRELSTVVIGGTMPELADGVIYNTTFVFQEGRLLGSYRKKNLYAPEKAKIAPGGPYRVFEAYGVTFGVIICADVFDDDGFHFMRDNGARIVFSPVFSPRKEESIEEKFKRDNDLYVRGAALSGAVIVKVCGVKSEFRNFLQARSLIANGNGVLYRVSPEEEDSTMIICREIEV